A stretch of the Malus sylvestris chromosome 10, drMalSylv7.2, whole genome shotgun sequence genome encodes the following:
- the LOC126585491 gene encoding MADS-box transcription factor 23: MGRGKVVIRRIDNLTSRQVTFSKRRNGLLKKAKELSILCDAEVGLIIFSSTGRLYDYASTSMKSVVDRFNKLKVEHQLLNPASEVKFWQREATSLRQQLRYLEECHRQLMGEELSGLSANDLQNLESQLEMSLKGVRTKKNQICNDEIKELNQKGSFIHQENIELHKKLDLVSKENEKLQKKVYKARDVNRGNKSSQPPHSISNEDDLHAPTHLQLSQPQIQT, from the exons ATGGGGAGAGGAAAGGTTGTGATTCGAAGGATTGACAATTTGACGAGCAGGCAAGTGACCTTTTCGAAGAGAAGAAATGGGTTGCTTAAGAAGGCTAAGGAGCTATCAATCCTTTGTGATGCTGAGGTTGGATTGATTATCTTCTCTAGCACCGGCAGGCTTTACGATTATGCTAGCACTAG CATGAAATCAGTTGTCGATCGTTTCAACAAACTGAAAGTGGAGCATCAACTGCTGAATCCTGCTTCAGAAGTCAAG TTTTGGCAAAGGGAAGCAACAAGCTTGAGGCAACAATTGCGGTACTTGGAAGAATGTCACAG GCAGTTAATGGGGGAAGAACTTTCTGGTTTGAGTGCCAATGATCTACAAAATTTGGAAAGTCAGCTTGAGATGAGTTTGAAAGGTGTCCGAACGAAAAAG AACCAGATATGTAATGATGAAATAAAAGAACTGAACCAGAAG gGATCTTTCATACATCAAGAGAATATAGAACTGCATAAGAAGCTAGACCTCGTAAGTAAAGAGAATGAGAAATTGCAAAAGAAG GTTTATAAAGCAAGGGATGTGAATCGAGGAAACAAAAGTTCACAGCCTCCACATAGCATCAGCAATGAAGATGATTTGCATGCACCCACCCATCTGCAGCTAAGCCAACCACAGATTCAAACTTAG
- the LOC126585492 gene encoding uncharacterized protein LOC126585492, whose protein sequence is MGAIYELMRVVKDELERKHGARWVIKIIEDRWYKTLYHDLHAAAYYLNPRYQYRPGVGDDGTLIRAVHNVYSKLDPVSPAVGQFGNELTWFKDARRTFGEPTSVAARTKMSPTEWWIMYGTDAPTVRKLAIKVLSQTASSSACERNWSTFALIHTKQRNRLAHSRLEKLVYCYYNMKLQI, encoded by the exons atgggggcaatatatgagttgatgcgtgtagtgaaggatgaattggaaagaaaacatggtgcaaggtgggtcataaagataattgaagaccgatggtataaaacattataccacgatttgcatgcagcag catattatttgaatcctcgataccaatacagacccggtgttggagatgatggtacccttatacgtgctgtacataatgtatactctaaattagaccctgtatcaccagcagttggccaatttggaaatgag ctaacatggtttaaagatgcaagaagaacttttggagaaccaacatcagttgctgctcgaacaaaaatgtctccta ctgaatggtggatcatgtatgggaccgatgcaccaactgtgagaaagttagcaatcaaagtattatcacaaacagcttcctcatctgcttgtgaaagaaattggagcacatttgcactcatacacacaaagcaaagaaataggttggctcatagtaggttggaaaaattagtttattgctac